A genomic region of Carassius carassius chromosome 27, fCarCar2.1, whole genome shotgun sequence contains the following coding sequences:
- the hddc2 gene encoding HD domain-containing protein 2: MDDMLQFMKLVGQLKRVPRTGWVYRNIKQPESVSDHMYRMSMMALTIQDITVNKERCMKLALVHDLAECIVGDIAPADNVSKAEKHRREKDAMVHITGLLDDGLRKEIYSLWEEYETQSSPEAKLVKELDQLEMIIQAHEYEELEGKPGRLQEFFTSTEGRFHHPEVLGLVKSLNEERARHIAAKGDDTAKTTDTNPHTLATP; encoded by the exons ATGGACGACATGTTACAATTCATGAAACTAGTCGGACAGCTAAAA CGTGTACCACGAACAGGATGGGTGTACAGAAATATCAAACAGCCTGAGAGTGTGTCTGATCATATGTACAGAATGTCTATGATGGCCTTAACCATACAAGACATCACTGTCAATAAAGAAAG ATGCATGAAGCTGGCTTTAGTTCATGACTTGGCTGAGTGTATTGTGGGAGATATTGCACCAGCAGACAATGTTAGCAAAGCAGAGAAGCACAGAAGGGAAAAG GATGCAATGGTGCACATCACAGGCCTGTTAGATGATGGCTTACGGAAAGAGATTTACAGCTTGTGGGAG GAGTATGAGACTCAGTCCAGTCCAGAAGCCAAACTGGTGAAGGAGTTGGACCAACTGGAGATGATAATACAAGCTCATGAGTATGAGGAGTTAGAGGGGAAACCTGGAAGACTGCAGGAGTTCTTCACCTCCACTGAAG GGAGGTTCCATCATCCGGAGGTGTTGGGTCTGGTGAAGAGTTTGAATGAGGAGAGAGCTCGACACATCGCTGCCAAAGGAGATGATACAGCGAAGACCACTGACACAAACCCTCACACCCTAGCGACACCATGA